aagagaaaagaattataataatatttaatataatatataacacatattACTCTGGAACACTgcataaaataagataataatttttttatttcatgctttcatatgtatatacatttatgtgaTTGCACCAAATGAAAGTATTAAGTTTCttcaaaagaatatattattatgggAAAAAAAGTTTCGAAACACTATAAATagtgtaaataataaatatgtacatttatatagttATGTATAAGTGCATGATATCTAGCtagtttaatataataatgcaaacaaaacaaaaaaaaaatttaattcataATTTCATTAAGCGAATGGTAAATCTTAATTAtgtacaaaaacaaaaatttccTGAAACCAATGTATTCATTATAActagttttttatttcatctcCCCCTACTTctattacataatttataaattttaccagtatataaattaccatggtaatacttaatataaataacgaCAATAAAAAAGCTTGCATTCCAGATTTTGTCATAAATCCTTGAAAAGATTCACCATTTTGCCCCAATAATGATGTCCCTAAAGGAGGGCAAACTATCAAAAGTAATGAAAGtactgtaaaaaaaattattgatgGTACAGCAAAAGTTAAAGCCGTGCTCTTACAAGCTGAACACCTTAAACTCTTTTTCTGTATAGAATCTGTACATATcctatattcatatattgcAGTAAATcctttataaattaatttttcaaatattttatctatttctACAAATGGtttacataatacatatatgcacttTCTCAGTAATTTGTTTTCCTCAGATactgaattatttttatttttagttcTTCCCTTTCCATTGTATTCCGCTCCAGTATTAttaccataattttttaattgacaattttttttttttttttttatatcgtTATATCCATTTCTAGGTAAGTTACGCTCTAATGaaacctttattttttcattgttaaattttgataataatCTATAAGTTCTtgaatataatgatatattttgaatagtTTTCATACCTAAAATTTGACCAAAGTTATGCTacaaggaaaataaaatgttttaattttttatagtttgatatatttttctacgcacaaagtaaatattttgtttcagttgatatatgtgtatatataacatgaATCATCATAAAATATGGAGAAAATTTTCTGcaatgttatatttataccgCATCacagaaataataatatatccaaaaaaaaaatacaaatataatatttttaactaaaataaaagatatcattttatattcattccaaaattattttgttcaatGTCTTTAAACATGCAAAtaatttactatatatttacaaaatcgtaataaaaatattttttcatttccttgTTTATCTGATTTTATGCATTGAAAGAGTAAtaaattcagaaaaaaaaaaaataaaaatggaaattttaaaaaaaaataatataaaaaaaattttagtaaatatttcaataaatttatttattaaaaaataaacattaattaaaataattattagtagccctaattttattaataaatgtagaaaatatatttacattttagcTTCTTAACAGAGTAATACTAACTTTCATTGTTAATACATttcaaacaaaataaaataaaataaatttttggtTTCCTTatgattttaatttatatataaaacaaaacagtTTATGtgataagaataaatatattatcacataacattaatataattattatttttttgataaatatcCTGTAAATAACATCAGCAATTttgacatattttttttctaagcattattttttatttaaaaaacgtaaatttcacatatagaatataattacaatGACAGtaatgtaaagaaaaaataaaaaaatacaaaattttttttatcgtatAAATTATGATCCAAGATATTATAAATGCCTTTGCATATGTAAAAGGCTTAAACATTCTTTTCGTAAAAATATGATTGTAAGAAGTAATTCAGATACAAAATTTTGGTATTTAAATAGCACAATCCAAATTGCTGATTTTAAACATTTgtaacatattaataaaagaaatatgcagtaatttatatataatttaaaaaaatgtattttatttatcattacCAATAATGCATGCATTAACTGTGATAATTcagatatttataaatattttagttttattaaaatattatatatttaaaaattctgcGGAAATAATAgcgttaaaaaaaaaaaatgtaaaaacgTATTTAGCAAAAAATTCTTCTTAGTAATTTAGATAATTCAGCGGGAAAttccaaaaatatataacgtaaaaagaaaacgtataataatttacatttaaaacgttatataagttattatatagtatattatacaataaaacttataaaaattttttatatattaattattttccagaaaattttgaaaaaggaaaaaatttggtaattattttttattaatttataaataaattctacccaaattaacatatttaagCATAAccattatttatgtaatgtatataaaataaatgagacgctatattgaaatatgcgtagaaaattacatatatgtgtatatcaatatttttattcgcTTCTGTTTTTTTCACTTATAGTCTTGAGttaattatgaaattattaaatattaaatatattattttaataatataaataataaattgttactaatttttttaattaatttaatctccttaaaaaaaatagtttatataaaaacattataaaaaaaataatttaattataagcGCTATATATAGTATTACTCTAAGAGaaacaatattaaaataaggtatttatgtatttcacgatttcatatttatataatgtataaatctattataaatatatttataatgaatattagTAAGATAATTAGTTCTACACCTTCGAGAGATTCTTACGTTATCATATAttgcatattttaatttatataaaaaatataacgtattaccttatttattaatactatatCTTATGCAGATTACTTAATCAAACAAGTTAGATAAAACTATAATCTTTTATCTAATCAAtagtttttaaattatcatgTCAAGTATATGGTTTGACATTTTTAGGattattcctttttctgctaaattttatttttaatgatatatttattaaaaacatttatatcagtcataattaattatacattttcatttaaatggaaatatcatctataaaaaaatttcaatttttaggtaaataaatattcttccATTGAATAAATGGATATATCACACATTAATAGGttcaatttataaatatttattcatatgtattttttgtatataggaaaatattttaattaatatatatatatgtatatattaatccattaatttttttatatctttttaataaGGTATCATTTATAGTATTCATTTAtcttaattaaaaacattataatagTAGTTCacgttttttataatatatactgttattaatattatataacgtTGGagtatatactttttttattttataatttagattaaaataatatgatgtcataccatatatatttaaattcaaaatgttattatattactgtTTCTTTAAGTAACATTTGTAGAATGATCTTTACTGTACAGATATTTGTTCTTGTCCATTACTCTATTACTGCTAATAATTCTATTAAAACTTATCATTTCTGGATTCATTTGCAATTTTTCTTACAGtgacatatttttcatttaactatagtatataattggtacttatttttatcatttaatttcCTATggctaaaaaatatttaacaaattcATAGTTGATAcggttttatatataattattcaatataatgttaaaaaaaaaaaaaaaaaactttacTAAATTAGACCatcataaaattaatgattcattaaatatatgtaactaGTAGAACTAATATAtgtagtataatatattttatttactaaatattttgttctttttttatgtatatatgttttaagcGAACTCATTCAAAAccaactaaaaaaaaaaattgtatgttatattatataatagaaagtaatattaactatataatgtatgtaataataatgtgtaaatattaataatattaataagacAATTAGAGTTTAtatcaaattaaaattattaataaaaagaaaaaagctgtttaaatttatatattactataaaatattctaaaaataatttacgcctttttatacttttataaaattttaagtattaactaaacaaattatttcatgataataaaaaaaaatcaaaaaaaaaaaaaaattaaaattactatatatattattttaaaattatcacataaaataatttattatgtttcaATGGTTtcctttttgaaaatttatttttagctTACACAAAGTATCTTTATATTACATGTCAATTtagacataaaaaattaactctATGGAACCTATAATTAATTagttttgtttatttaaacaaaataaagttaTAACTATATAACTGCATTCAAACTTTtgaattttcatattaatcAAAAGACAcatttacttttaatttgaTACAAATAATACACTATTTTAATTACCTTATCAAACATTCATTTAGTTGAGTACAAGATAGAAAATCATGAACACTATATTTtacagtaaaaataaaaattcacaCATCATGtcaacaaaataatataaactgttattttctatattaattttaaagcacatatagtatttttcataaaaatatagttatatacaaaaatatatacgtaaaacACAACAATTTATTAaggattaaaaataatataataagcaaagaaaaggaaattataatattcaaatCAACAAAGCAAATAGTAGCGcctattttgtttattgCATATCAAAATGGTCAGCTAAGAGAAGAAGCATCGTTTAAATAAAAGCaattaaatgtatacttgttatttgtgtatataaaatggGAACTTATAGATATTAATCTTTATAAAAGCCTACTTGACGGAAAGAAGGATATGccgtattatatatatcagcTTTTATACGTGTTAACTTTGTATATgtttgaaattttttgtaaaaataaaacatacttAATATAACTATAAACATGAATATCACAAATCCTAGAGTTGATAAATGTAAAGGACCAAATAACTTTAAAACatctaaataatttaattttcctaAAACAATTAATAGTATTCCAAGTAATATATGGATGCTAGCTAAAACACAAATCTgaaatacttttattttcatactttttcttaaataCTTAAAATCAGCATTTGCCATATAACTaactacatttttataatatattttgtctagctttctattttttactgTGATTGCCGTGTTAGTATTAGAtgattccttttttttgtattctccattatttttcatttccatCTTTATCcatttaatatttgaatgctcttcttttttatgtacCGCCATCATTCGACACAATCTCACatcaaattttataataaattttctattatCATATGGGGATCTCTGATAAGGgctcgaaaaaaaaaaaatatatttgttatttaaagaaatatgtaatatcttgcttaaaaatagaattaatataaaatttgaaaaacatggaaaatacaaatataattaaataatataatcataccatatcattgttaaaatgacatatccaaaataaaaggataaataccgcagttttaattaataaatattgcaCAAAATTTTGCTCCATGATGCATATTCTtgatatttgaatatattcataatgaaaaataattagcAATGCTGTAATATACAACAAATATAGAAGGATACTActttcaatattttaattttgtttcattttttatattttcataaattctCACTAAAATGTGAGGATAATATATtgcattatataaaaaaatttaatttaaaaaaataacttaaaatattattattatgttttttataataaagtatctccaattataataatctaATTCGAATTTTAACTTAAATGtccaaaatataaaaattaattatttagcACTACAGTAATTATTGACGTATTATAtggaataatttaaaaaaaaaaaaaaaaaaatttatatcgacatatttttaaatattgtttctatttatcatatatatataatttggagactaaataataatatacattaactttttaattataaatttaaaatatatattgaactAGGCATGCTAATTTATACAAACTCTGTCATATAGTTGTTCACTGTTATAATTGAGGgtagttaatataaaataataattaaaaattaatatttaaaaaaacaattttccattttaaaaaactataGGTTATTccgaaataattatatttaaattaatatatgcataaaatataatatattattctaaatattttttttcgtaatacataatatctgaaaatttttataatataaaaagtttaaacaataataattatttttttatcataaatatataaaatatattgttcattttttggaatacattttaataatattcaataatatattatgaatttattaattcacaataattttacaaaatattcatcaaacaaaaattaatatttatatttatgtatataaaaataaatatatcttaaaataaattaataatccACTGCATGCAGTAACAATAATTTCAGAAATATTTCATTCtgtatatatctaaaaataaaatttatatatattattttttgtgttaatgtacataataaaataataataagctcaacaaaaattatcattaattattttttattatgaaaaacgTTCGACAAATTCATAGTTAATTACTTGGTTccttatataaacatactatgactaaaatatttaaaaaaaaataaattcaaaatcAAGTTAATATTGTTTATGGAAATTCatttagtaaatataataatgtaaatcctaatattattgttcattattataaacaatacgagtaaaatgtttaatatataataagaacaaaatattttttcaataatacATGAAAAACTTCGTagtttcttaaaaaaaattaataaacaaaaaaataaaaagaatacgATTACATTTAAGCTACAATATatgaattacaaaaataataacacgGTAATTaacacaataaaattattattccataacattagatatatatagttattttaTGAGTTAGaaaggtatatattttatttactttctATAGTTCATTATATGGTCGCCATATATTTGGATTCATTCAaaacatacatttttataaggATAGTCCTCAAACGATTTTAataattagtaaaaattTGCATATTGTATTACATTATGAGatactttttaaatgtatatatatcttatactATAAAATGATTCTGAATACTTATGTTATACGTATATTAAACttagaattatttaaaatatataagctattttctttcttttatatatatatatacctaatttattatgtaattaaatTTCAAGAAATTTTACTtagatattatatttaaacatgAATATACATTACCATGATTAAGTAAtgtttatgtaataaatatataacattacatataattgaataaatttttctcGCGTGCATTAACGTATGCATATGAACTGAActttctatttttcattctttttatatatattttttttttttatttcttatagaAGTGCTTATAAGACAGTGCAATATAGTTTTTTCATACAcatatgttaaaattatgtttcgTACTTAGcaactttattttataattacctTATATTATTCAGATGTATATGAGaactaattatttttatttactgaattacattaaatatacaGAGTAGCgattatgttattttttataaattcacaCTGAAtcatatataacaaaataaattatttaatcatatagaacaaaatttacaatatacttaaattactatgatcataaaattttaatgttttaactTCATTTCTCATTCCCCaactaaaatataacttgcttatttcatattaaattattataatatcacactttattttatttttttaaaatagattacttataatttaatattaaaatttatattactttatatcatataaaatttcaaaatcaaataaaattagatgctctattttttatcctgaacaataataataaaattcatttaaatattattaaaataataatgttataaaatatttttgttttcagtGATGCagtacatttattaaattcaATTAAGCTTATTTATAGATTATAAtgcatatttaataaatatattttattttataatttaattataatatgtgtAACTGcaattctaattttttttcaatggtaacttaaatattaatacaaattaaaaattcttgccatgtgaaattaaaaattatttctttattaaagTTCCTACTAGCAATATTTTCATTCAACACATGTTGGTTATGCGTATACACTAGTCGTATATTCTCTACGTTCTTAaagtacatttaaaataaaaaaaatatatgcatgcataattttattgactaaaaatactatttaaATGTAAGAAAGTGTAATAactaaaatgtatattaatgttatataataattatcatttaaatctttaaaaaagcttatttaataaatgaaactttttcattaatataacgAGCAAAAATTTTCATGAGAAGCATTATGTCATTCACATATTTAATCATGcctcataaaaaaattagaataattATCTAAAGATATCTTCATAAAACTTATCTAacaacaaataatattattagttaCTTATTacttacaataaaaaaaaaaaaaatttaattttttaacttttattttacttaatgagtgttataaacataaaagaaatagacatttcctttataaaatattgtaattcTATACAATTTTAGTACAGTAACAtagaaattaatatatttatgtataataataataataaattgaataaatatataaagaaatactAACACTCTATTAtattaatggaaaaaatatatttattttcgtaatcattaaacataatataattactatagatataagtaaatatttttaaattattatatattataaaaaaaaataaagtttatacataaaatatattaatatataattatatttaatccattaattttatattttaataatataataatatgcatatttaaattattttcttataaaatatcaaTATAGCAAACATTTAATACATTTCTTcgaaaatgaattaatacaacaattaaatgttattttaacCATTCATTAAATTGAAAGGATATATAATTTgagaattattaaataattataaatgattCATTCCtaattatgatatatttttattatatttttataactttatatttatatcatgcaaaaaaaactaatagtacattaaaaaaattttgaaaaatatatctaataacatatttcgtataaaaaatatgttttataataaatatttagtttattatttaatatatatatatatatatacatacatatcggtacaacaaatatattatattcctt
Above is a window of Plasmodium malariae genome assembly, contig: PmUG01_00_20, whole genome shotgun sequence DNA encoding:
- the PmUG01_00039700 gene encoding Plasmodium exported protein, unknown function; the encoded protein is MMIHHNFGQILGMKTIQNISLYSRTYRLLSKFNNEKIKVSLERNLPRNGYNDIKKKKKNCQLKNYGNNTGAEYNGKGRTKNKNNSVSEENKLLRKCIYVLCKPFVEIDKIFEKLIYKGFTAIYEYRICTDSIQKKSLRCSACKSTALTFAVPSIIFFTVLSLLLIVCPPLGTSLLGQNGESFQGFMTKSGMQAFLLSLFILSITMVIYILVKFINYVIEVGGDEIKN
- the PmUG01_00039800 gene encoding Plasmodium exported protein, unknown function, with translation MEQNFVQYLLIKTAVFILLFWICHFNNDMRSPYDNRKFIIKFDVRLCRMMAVHKKEEHSNIKWIKMEMKNNGEYKKKESSNTNTAITVKNRKLDKIYYKNVVSYMANADFKYLRKSMKIKVFQICVLASIHILLGILLIVLGKLNYLDVLKLFGPLHLSTLGFVIFMFIVILSMFYFYKKFQTYTKLTRIKADIYNTAYPSFRQVGFYKD